The region GCTTTTCGTTCGGCGAACTGGATGTGCGTGGTCCCGACACGTTGGTCATCCGACACTTCAGCTACGACTCGCTCACGATCCCTATCGGCTCACCGGACCTGCCGGATATCGACCTCGAATTTCTGTTGTCCGCGAGGCCATTTGAGTTGGACGGCATCGACATCCGCGTCGACGCTCGTGTCCGCGATGAGGCGATGCGGTTGGCAGATATCTCGAACAGCTTTCATTGGGATCGTGCGGACTTCCAGAAGCACGTTTCCAGTGCCGCCCACATTGCTGATGTGCTGCGTTGGTCCGGCAAAGTGTCTCACATCACCGAAGACTCGGATGGCTACCGCTGCATCATCATCCGGCTGAGCGCCGGATGCGCCCAGGTGCTCATCAACAATGTGTTCGTGGCACCAGAGACGCTGGCGCATTACGCGCCCGAAGAGATTCAGAGTTTCGTGATCATGGACCCGATCAATGCGACAACCTTGTACGGGACCGGCGCCACTGCCGGGGTCGTGGTCGTGTATCTGCGCGGCGCGGGCGGAGGATCGCCTTAGCTCCCTCCGCGACGGATCACCCGTCCAGGCGCAGCACCCGTCATTTCGCCATCAGATAGTACCCGGGCTCCGTTGACGAGCACGTGCTCGACGCCCACGGCAAAGCGGTTCGGATAGTCCCAGTCCGATCTGTCGATGATGGTCTCAGGATCGAAGATGGCGAGGTCTGCGGTGTTACCAGCGCGGATCCGGCCGCGGCCTTCCAGGCCGAGGAAGTCCGCCGGGAGCGACGTGATCTTTCGTACGGCTTCTTCGAGTGAGAGAACACCTTCTTCGCGGACATAGTGACCGAGCAGTCTCGCGAAGGTGCCGGCGCTTCGGGGGTGTCCCTCGGGAGAGTCCGATCCGTCCGCCCAAGCACCGTCGCTCGCGATCATGTTCCACGGCTGCACCATGATCGCCCGCACGTCCGGTTCCTTGATGGCACCCAGTGTGAGGTTGATGGGCGAGCCTGTGGCGAGAAGGTCGGTGACTACTCGGAAGGGATCCTTACCTTCGGTCTCCGCGATCTCAGACAGGTAACGACCGACGATCTCCGGTTGGTCCGGTGCGCTCACGATGCGCATGCTCGTGTAGCCAGTGGCCTTGAGCCACGCGAAGCCACCGTCTACACCGTTTTCACTGGCTGCCTTAAGGGCAGTCCACTTGGCGGGGTCCGCTGCCGCGGCCGCTAGCTCGGCCTGCGCGGTCGCGATCATTTCTGGTGTCGGCTCCGCTCGCCCTGTCATCAGCATCTGCATCGTCTCGACGCCTGTCATGCCAGGTGGAACGACCACAATGCCGCCGATGTCCGCCGTGGCGGCGCCGTCGTACGGGTATTGGTCGGACACGATATTCGAGCCGCGGTCCCGCGCCTGCTCCACGAGCGCGATGATGTCGTTGATCACTCCTTCATTCTGGAGCCCGACACCCTTGATGTGCCCGATCTTTCCGCCGATTCCCGCCGACTCGGCGATCGTGATGACTTCTTGATCAGAGTCACGGAAGGCGTGTACCGGGTTACGGACATGAGAGTCATAGATGCCACCGAAGGGC is a window of Longimicrobiales bacterium DNA encoding:
- a CDS encoding carboxypeptidase-like regulatory domain-containing protein — protein: MSPSIRTFLRPSVFVMASALVAGVPNDLPEGYLEGTVLDSSSEKAIPGAEVFLTVAGERRITDVDGRFSFGELDVRGPDTLVIRHFSYDSLTIPIGSPDLPDIDLEFLLSARPFELDGIDIRVDARVRDEAMRLADISNSFHWDRADFQKHVSSAAHIADVLRWSGKVSHITEDSDGYRCIIIRLSAGCAQVLINNVFVAPETLAHYAPEEIQSFVIMDPINATTLYGTGATAGVVVVYLRGAGGGSP
- a CDS encoding amidohydrolase family protein, producing MRSISLAGLCLLLVACDPIPPAPGSLTLLVAGGTIIDGTGSEGIVGDVGMIGDRIAWVGESGQAVAPDTIDANGLVVAPGFIDVHSHTSPQIAREEFKLNEGVARQGVTTVIGGPDGYFTPDVLRRLIAAHDSLGIGTNVGYYVGHNGIRGEVMGDDQQRAPTDDELAVMRSEVRRGMELGALGLSTGLMYDPGMFSQTDEIIAMAKEVEPFGGIYDSHVRNPVHAFRDSDQEVITIAESAGIGGKIGHIKGVGLQNEGVINDIIALVEQARDRGSNIVSDQYPYDGAATADIGGIVVVPPGMTGVETMQMLMTGRAEPTPEMIATAQAELAAAAADPAKWTALKAASENGVDGGFAWLKATGYTSMRIVSAPDQPEIVGRYLSEIAETEGKDPFRVVTDLLATGSPINLTLGAIKEPDVRAIMVQPWNMIASDGAWADGSDSPEGHPRSAGTFARLLGHYVREEGVLSLEEAVRKITSLPADFLGLEGRGRIRAGNTADLAIFDPETIIDRSDWDYPNRFAVGVEHVLVNGARVLSDGEMTGAAPGRVIRRGGS